A genomic region of Caenorhabditis elegans chromosome V contains the following coding sequences:
- the srj-44 gene encoding Serpentine Receptor, class J (Predicted), producing the protein MFEDWIYKYLPRTFCALTFLVNPIFIYLIFSEKSSKFGNYRYLLLYFAIFNLLYSIMNVLVPLDIHTFGYSFFLIVRHGWFQTEGNSSQLNFHMLIARTSSVSSSYAVLMSHFIYRYLVISDSSLTRHHFHWFMTGSVYMLFAYFSVWHATCYFPGKANSELLEYVSEDFQENFGMDSRNLNVIGTLFSVGSHETTLRAWTAMSIWSTISIASIITFFVMAGLVMRKLRKMTVRTSQKTSQFQFELLRALIVQTVTPICFSFSPCLLCWYSPIFGIKLDRWLNYLEVTALGLFSFMDPIAIILCLPIFRYRIFNVINCIARACAKNQSDNDSKRENSTQTINLRKAISIH; encoded by the exons ATGTTTGAGGACTGGATTTACAAGTATCTACCAAGAACATTTTGTGCCCTAACTTTCTTGGTGAATcctatatttatttatctgattttctcagaaaagtcttcaaagtttggaaactATCGATATTTGTTGTTGTATTTCGCTATTTTCAACCTTCTTTATTCAATCATGAATGTTTTGGTTCCACTG GACATTCATACCTTCGGCTactcatttttcttgattgTCAGACACGGCTGGTTTCAAACTGAAGGAAATAGTTCTCAACTGAATTTCCATATGCTCATTGCTCGTACTTCCTCTGTATCGTCTAGCTACGCAGTTTTAATGAGTCACTTCATTTATCGATATCTTGTGATCAGTGATTCAAGTTTAACAAGACATCACTTCCATTGGTTTATGACTGGATCCGTTTATATGTTGTTTGCATATTTTTCTGTGTGGCACGCAACGTGTTATTTTCCCGGCAAAGCAAATTCGGAACTTCTCGAATATGTTAGTgaagattttcaagaaaattttggaatggaTTCAAGGAATTTGAATGTGATTGGAACACTGTTTAGC GTAGGATCTCACGAAACTACCCTACGGGCATGGACGGCTATGTCGATTTGGTCAACAATTTCTATTGCATCAATCATAACATTTTTCGTGATGGCTGGACTT gTTATGCGAAAACTCAGGAAAATGACTGTGAGAACAAGCCAAAAGACatcacaatttcaatttgagcTCCTCAGAGCTCTAATTGTTCAAACGGTCACCCCAATCTGCTTCAGTTTCTCACCGTGTCTACTATGTTGGTATAGCCCAATATTTGGAATCAAGCTAGACAg atggtTGAATTATCTCGAAGTGACCGCTTTAGGGCTGTTCTCTTTCATGGACCCAATTGCAATTATTCTGTGTCTTCCCATATTTCGTTACAGGATTTTCAACGTCATTAATTGTATTGCAAGAGCCTGTGCCAAAAATCAATCAGATAACGATTCGAAACGAGAAAATTCAACTCAAACAATTAATTTGCGGAAGGCAATTTCTATTCAttga
- the srw-2 gene encoding G-protein coupled receptors family 1 profile domain-containing protein (Partially confirmed by transcript evidence), whose amino-acid sequence MANITDFELFFNETTTAKPPKEIVKYVEIPSWFDEVFLKFNYVIAILQFFAVAINLIHLSVLTRKELRAISIYRIMIVICILDIISEILSFISFSPFWIRETLEGQECYVTVTYRDALIDQYGVPVLDMTQRGSSWLNLFMALLRVLAITYPMSSAIEKPVIVPVFVLISLIFNGICSICVTWNFEVTQQYMDFSCDGTQNLLPANASRYIRTVPVGKKELHSTLVFIYGIIKALPSLVEPILAVILIMELKRASQRRKTMLKSDGKGENTTKLILFMTISSFLLEVPNGFSHFAFGFFTTSPLIKTASYLIMVFAEIFPVTNSSTHLFVCFFMSTLYRETAISMMGISKQKITKVEEVRQTSVARSTMTKTA is encoded by the exons ATGGCAAATATCACCGACTTCGAGTTATTCTTCAACGAAACCACTACGGCCAAGCCACCTAAGGAGATCGTGAAGTACGTGGAAATTCCGAGCTGGTTCGACGAAGTATTTCTGAAGTTTAATTATGTTATTGCTATTCTTCAGTTTTTCGCCGTCGCAATTAATCTGATACATTTAAGTGTTCTCACGAGAAAGGAGCTCCGCGCAATTTCCATCTACCGTATCATGATAGTAATATGCATTTTGGACATTATCTCGGAAATCTTATCCTTCATCTCATTTTCACCATTTTGGATTCGAGAAACTCTTGAAGGTCAGGAGTGTTATGTGACCGTCACGTACCGGGATGCACTGATTGATCAGTACGGCGTTCCGGTTCTTGACATGACTCAGCGTGGCTCCTCTTGGTTGAACTTGTTCATGGCGCTGCTAAGAGTTCTGGCAATTACTTACCCGATGAGCTCAGCGATTGAGAAGCCAGTTATAGTGCCAGTTTTTGTTCTAATCTCTCTTATATTCAATGGCATCTGCTCAATATGTGTTACGTGGAATTTTGAAGTCACACAACAGTACATGGATTTTAG ttgtgaTGGAACCCAAAACCTTCTGCCTGCAAATGCGTCCCGTTACATAAGGACGGTTCCAGTTGGCAAGAAAGAGCTTCACTCGACACTTGTCTTTATTTATGGAATCATCAAAGCACTCCCTTCGTTGGTCGAACCAATACTTGCGGTAATACTCATAATGGAGCTGAAGAGAGCTTCACAGCGCAGGAAAACAATGCTGAAGTCTGATGGAAAAGGGGAGAACACTACGAAGCTCATACTTTTCATGACGATTTCATCTTTTCTGCTGGAAGTCCCGAAtggtttttcacattttgccTTTGGATTTTTCACTACTAGCCCACTTATAAA aacagCTTCATATCTGATTATGGtgtttgccgaaattttcccGGTTACCAATTCATCCACTCATCTTTTTGTCTGCTTTTTCATGTCAACTCTTTATCGAGAAACCGCTATTTCTATGATGGGCATTTCCAAGCAGAAG ATCACAAAAGTGGAAGAGGTCCGGCAGACTTCGGTAGCCAGATCGACGATGACCAAAACTGCATGA
- the ugt-53 gene encoding glucuronosyltransferase (Confirmed by transcript evidence) — translation MRLLIFLTVLINFSSCLNILFYYAVIGPSHIAYLRNTIGKLLARGHNVDVVFAVYNELANLDLFPDVRRIYYNRHADPDYWKKNANHFSNMFEKSPTPLGEFEIFHESGYQLCKIAINDLKLIEFLKSGKYDIGFSSDYDPCGNILMTAAGIPSIGSLIATPIFLPHIVSAGLPTVASVYGTSLYPEHDSSLYDKIFNLIRLTYYHYAISPDMDRKYNNLITKRFGNNFPDVGTIERGIDIIFVNSHDFLEQQRPMSPKIKYIGGMAIRKAKQLPDEFEKILSVPKSAYVLFSFGTQVPTAKMPLPIRRNFVGAFKKFPNVTFLWKYDSLELDADIFQGVENIHRLEWLPQTELLHDNRVKLFISHMGLNSYLETATAGVPVLSIPLFADQQNNAQNTRDRGMGLLLDRDKLTTKNIESALHELLENPKYLSNARSISKMILEKPDKANDTFIHWLEFTARNPGLGRVLKLPGAELSPFYYYCGDILLLVFCILFIILHTVLRTINLPSRKIKSE, via the exons atGCGTCTACTAATATTTCTGACagtattaataaatttttcaagttgtttgaatattttgttcTATTACGCTGTAATCGGTCCATCACATATTGCATATTTGAGAAATAcaattggaaaacttttggcaAGAGGTCACAATGTG GATGTTGTTTTTGCGGTGTATAATGAACTTGCAAACTTGGATTTATTTCCGGATGTTCGGCGAATTTATTACAATAGACATGCTGATCCTgattattggaaaaagaatGCAAATCATTTTTCCAACATGTTTGAGAAATCTCCTACTCCGCTTggagaatttgaaatattccacGAATCTGGCTATCAGTTGTGTAAAA ttgCAATTAACGATTTGAAGctgattgaatttttgaaatctggcAAATATGATATCGGATTCAGTAGTGACTATGATCCTTGTGGAAATATTCTGATGACAGCTGCTGGAATTCCGTCAATTGGAA GTTTAATTGCGACTCCGATATTTTTGCCACACATTGTTAGCGCTGGACTTCCAACAGTGGCAAGTGTTTATGGAA cTTCCCTTTACCCCGAACATGACAGCTCGTTGtatgacaaaatttttaatttaattcggCTCACATACTATCACTATGCCATATCGCCAGATATGGATAGGAAATAT aataatcTCATAACAAAACGATTTGGGAACAATTTTCCTGATGTTGGAACAATTGAACGAGGAATTGacattatttttgtaaacaGTCATGATTTCCTTGAACAACAGCGCCCAATGAgcccaaaaatcaaatatattgGAGGAATGGCGATTCGTAAAGCGAAACAACTACCCGATGAATTCGAGAAAATACTATCGGTTCCTAAATCAGCATATGTACTATTCTCATTTGGAACCCAAGTTCCTACAGCAAAAATGCCGCTCCCAATAAGAAGAAACTTTGTGGGagcattcaaaaagtttccaaatgtGACATTTCTTTGGAAGTATGATAGTTTGGAATTGGATGCAGATATTTTCCAAGGAGTTGAGAATATACACCGACTCGAGTGGTTGCCACAAACCGAACTTCTCC ATGATAATCGTGTTAAACTATTCATCAGTCATATGGGCTTAAATTCGTACCTGGAGACTGCAACCGCAGGAGTTCCTGTTCTGTCAATCCCACTTTTTGCCGATCAACAAAATAATGCACAGAATA CAAGAGATCGTGGAATGGGTCTCTTACTTGATCGAGACAAATTGACaaccaaaaacattgaatCCGCTTTGCACGAACTTCTTGAAAACCCGAAATACCTTTCAAATGCGAGATCGATTTCAAAGATGATTCTGGAGAAACCGGATAAGGCGAACGACACATTTATTCATTGGTTGGAGTTTACAGCGAGAAATCCTGGTCTGGGAAGAGTGCTGAAACTACCCGGAGCTGAGCTGAGCCCGTTTTATTATTACTGCGGAGATATTTTATTGCTGGTTTTTTGTATACTTTTTATTATTCTTCACACTGTTCTGAGAACAATCAATTTACCATCTAGAAAGATCAAGAGTGAATGA
- the srj-49 gene encoding Serpentine Receptor, class J (Predicted), translating to MLEDWVFYYLPRIFCGFTYVVNPVFIYLIFTEKSSQFGNYRFLLLFFAVFNMIYSVMNFLIQIDIHSYRYCFFLFLKNNWFPQSPQLNFHLLLARCSMLAASYGVLLIHFIYRYLIMSNSTLTNEKFHWYLTGSAVIIMLYFWFWYFLCWFSGEANLETRQYIRDYFQSTFGSDSMDSSMLTALYNEASLETKIRSWNLISSASALSILSIITFFILARLIMQKLENLSVTSSVKTSKFQFELLRALIVQTVVPIFISFSPCFLCWYSPIFGIQLNRGFNYFEVSALAVFSFVDPVAIILCVPIFRARVFCNRKNMPTSKQPTNHGDYQI from the exons ATGCTTGAAGACTGGGTTTTTTACTATTTACCAAGAATTTTTTGCGGATTTACCTATGTCGTGAATCCAGTTTTTATCTAtttgattttcactgaaaaatcatcTCAATTTGGCAATTATCGTTTTTTGCTGCTCTTCTTTGCGGTGTTCAATATGATTTATTCTgtgatgaattttttaattcagatc gaTATTCACTCATACCGTTactgtttctttttgtttctaaaaaacaaCTGGTTTCCCCAATCACCTCAATTAAACTTCCATCTACTGCTTGCTCGTTGCTCGATGCTTGCTGCCAGCTATGGAGTTCTCCTGATTCACTTTATATATCGCTATCTCATAATGAGCAACTCAACTCTGACAAATGAAAAGTTCCATTGGTATTTAACAGGATCGGCTGTTATAATAATgttatatttttggttttggtaCTTTTTATGTTGGTTTTCTGGCGAAGCGAATTTAGAAACTCGCCAGTATATTCGAGATTATTTTCAAAGCACGTTTGGCTCTGATTCAATGGATTCTAGTATGTTGACCGCATTATATAAT GAAGCTTCActggaaacaaaaattcgaTCTTGGAATCTCATTTCATCAGCCTCAGCTCTTTCAATTTTGtcaataattacatttttcattttggcacgattg ATAATGCAAAAGCTTGAAAACTTATCAGTAACATCTAGTGTGAagacttcaaaatttcaatttgagcTTCTAAGAGCCCTTATTGTTCAAACGGTGGTACCAATTTTCATAAGCTTCTCTCCGTGTTTTTTATGTTGGTACAGTCCCATTTTTGGAATCCAATTAAACAG AGGATTTAACTACTTTGAAGTCAGTGCTCTGGCGGTCTTCTCTTTTGTCGATCCAGTAGCTATAATCCTATGTGTTCCTATTTTTCGAGCTCGAGTTTTTTGCAATCGTAAAAACATGCCAACGTCCAAGCAACCTACGAATCATGGAGATTATCAAATCTAA
- the srj-45 gene encoding Serpentine Receptor, class J (Partially confirmed by transcript evidence), producing MFEDWIYKYLSRTSCALTFLVNPIFIYLIFSEKSSKFGNYRFLLLYFAFFNFIYSVVNVSVPLDIHNYRYSFFIFVRHGWFMERSDLNFHILVARCSIVASSYAVLLSHFIYRYLVISDSSLTRRHFHWYMTGSFLLSVVYFSLWHVTCYFPGRANFELLQYIREDFQETFGLDSTEFNMVGALFSVGSYETTHRAWIATISWSAVSIASITSFFVMARLIMRKLKKMTVRTSQKTSRFQFELLRALIVQTVIPICISFSPCLLCWYGPIFGIQLDRSFNYFETTALGVFSFVDPIAIILCLPIFRCRILKCFSKTYKNNRTTSISRN from the exons ATGTTTGAAGATTGGATTTACAAATATCTATCAAGAACATCTTGCGCTCTAACTTTCTTAGTAAACCCCATATTCATTTATctgattttctcagaaaaatcttcaaaatttggcaactatcgatttttgcttctttattttgcatttttcaattttatttactCAGTAGTCAATGTTTCAGTTCCGTTG gaCATTCATAACTATCGCTACTCGTTTTTCATATTTGTGAGACACGGTTGGTTCATGGAACGTTCCGatctgaattttcacattCTAGTTGCTCGCTGCTCTATAGTTGCGTCTAGTTACGCGGTTTTATTGAGCCATTTCATATATCGATATCTTGTGATTAGTGATTCAAGTTTAACAAGACGCCATTTTCATTGGTACATGACTGGATCCTTTCTGTTGTCTGTTGTATATTTTTCTCTGTGGCACGTTACGTGTTACTTCCCAGGTCGAGCGAACTTTGAACTTCTCCAATATATTCGTGAGGATTTTCAAGAAACATTTGGTTTAGATTCGACAGAGTTTAATATGGTTGGAGCATTGTTCAGC GTAGGATCTTACGAAACAACACATAGGGCGTGGATCGCCACTATAAGTTGGTCAGCAGTTTCCATCGCATCTATCacatcattttttgtgatgGCTCGATTG ataatgcgaaagctcaaaaaaatgacagTGAGAACAAGCCAAAAAACATCAAGATTTCAATTTGAGCTCCTCAGAGCCCTAATTGTACAAACAGTCATCCCAATCTGCATCAGTTTTTCGCCCTGCCTGTTGTGTTGGTATGGCCCAATTTTTGGTATACAGCTGGACAG atctttcaattattttgaaacaaccGCTTTAGGGGTATTTTCCTTTGTGGACCCCATTGCTATCATTCTGTGTCTTCCCATATTTCGCTGCAGAattctcaaatgtttttcaaaaacctacaAAAATAATCGAACGACgtcaatttctagaaattaa
- the srj-50 gene encoding Serpentine Receptor, class J (Predicted): protein MLDDIIYYFTPRVFCALTFLVNPFFVYLIFTEKAAKFGNYRFILLFFATYNLTFSVFNIVFPMDIHTYRYCFYLMIKDGWFVESTELNFHLLVARCSIVFASNAILLTHFVYRYLVIHESNFTKKYFGWYIAASFLIFGLFFGVWYAICYHLARVNIEIRQYIREDFRETYGTDSKNYNMIGVLFQEGSEETTFRSWIVIILWTSLSVASLISFIILATLIMCKLKKTAMHVSQATSKFQFELLRALIVQTIVPICISYSPCLLCWYSPMFGVQLPREVNYFEVSALGIFSFVDPLAIIFCLPPLRKRILHFWKNMKNSANIIAPTLPISNPTNS from the exons ATGTTGGACGACATTATCTATTATTTCACACCTAGAGTATTTTGCGCGCTGACTTTCCTTGTGAACCCATTTTTTGtctatttaattttcaccGAGAAAGCTGCAAAGTTTGGAAACTATCGATTTATCCTTTTGTTTTTCGCAACTTACAATcttactttttcagtttttaatatcGTTTTTCCGATG GATATCCACACCTATCGCTACTGCTTTTACCTGATGATCAAAGATGGCTGGTTCGTCGAATCAACCGAACTCAACTTCCACCTTTTGGTCGCCCGATGCTCCATAGTCTTCGCCAGCAACGCCATTCTTCTAACTCATTTTGTCTATCGCTATCTTGTTATTCATGAATCCAATTTTACGAAGAAATATTTTGGTTGGTATATAGCAGCATCTTTCCTGATTTTCGGATTGTTTTTTGGAGTGTGGTACGCAATTTGCTATCATTTAGCCAGGGTAAACATAGAGATTCGTCAGTATATACGAGAAGATTTCCGAGAAACTTATGGAACAGATTCAAAGAATTACAACATGATTGGTGTCTTGTTTCAG gaaGGATCAGAAGAAACAACATTTCGATCATGGATTGTTATTATTCTATGGACTTCGTTGTCCGTTGCGTCACTCATTTCGTTTATTATCCTCGCAACTTTg attatgtgcaaactcaaaaaaacagCAATGCACGTTAGCCAGGCAacatcgaaatttcaatttgaactgCTGAGAGCTTTGATCGTGCAAACAATTGTGCCAATTTGCATCAGTTACTCCCCATGTCTCCTATGTTGGTATAGTCCAATGTTTGGAGTTCAATTGCCAAG AGAGGTTAACTATTTCGAAGTCAGTGCACTGGGAATCTTTTCATTTGTTGATCCGCTGGCAATCATTTTTTGTCTACCACCACTTCGTAAAAGAATTCTacacttttggaaaaatatgaaaaattccgcCAATATTATTGCACCAACACTACCAATCTCAAATCCAACCAactcatga